One Takifugu rubripes chromosome 19, fTakRub1.2, whole genome shotgun sequence genomic window carries:
- the ikbke gene encoding inhibitor of nuclear factor kappa-B kinase subunit epsilon — MSGMMASTPNYLWSLQDVLGQGATASVYKARNKKSGELVAVKVFNTMSYNRPHDVQMREFEMLRKLNHSNIVRLYAVEELPSKQKILVMEYCSGGSLLTVLEEPENAFGLPETEFLTVLQCVVRGMNHLRENGVVHRDIKPGNIMRQAGEDGKSVYKLTDFGAARELEDDEKFISIYGTEEYLHPDMYERAVLRKPHQKSYGVSVDLWSIGVTFYHAATGSLPFIPYGGPRKNKLTMFKITTEKPTGAISGLQRVADGSIEWSYSLPHSCQLSQGLKVLLVPVLAGIMEADQEKCWGFDQFFTATTDILKRQPVHLFSLQQAMAHCIYIHHYDTVATFFEEVASQTGIGVEQQHLLYLGHALPLEGSMKAVNLPHTSPTQPLTLLSYGFEPNPSLPFREPETPVIPPKFDVLADYNFTKVIVGAVHQYLMVTQLLRTHRELLLQGFYSYMMKLQKECGEVMHSIAMITIRLQSCLNLDHRIHTLGHYASGNQSPADNSQKLKSVHEHLPIYAACIQEFQSRLDHLQIEQAKLAEVLASDKSCQKMQVLLQKITAIHQHYRKDRLNGKLAYNDEQIHKFEKIHLSNHIKRVKSLFREDSVLRYKELLASTQIWSSVLLEMQTRLQEFNSFSIGLLADLEMSEQQKNKTLDRILYSLQSNQEPQQPGLEPTDKQHMVLRMHHLKEEMEILVRELKCNNSIIESLGAANAAAALEPNPSRPSTM; from the exons ATGTCAGGGATGATGGCCAGCACACCAAACTACCTGTGGTCCTTACAAGATGTCCTGGGTCAAGGGGCCACAGCCAGTGTCTACAAGGCACGGAATAAG aaatcAGGCGAGCTGGTGGCTGTTAAGGTTTTTAACACTATGAGCTACAACCGCCCGCACGATGTCCAGATGAGAGAGTTTGAGATGCTGAGGAAGCTCAACCACAGCAACATTGTCaggctgtatgcagtggaagaG CTTCCGTCCAAGCAGAAGATCCTGGTGATGGAATACTGTTCAGGTGGAAGTCTGCTCACTGTACTGGAGGAGCCAGAAAATGCCTTTGGCCTTCCTGAAACAGAGTTCCTCACAGTTTTACAGTGTGTCG TCCGGGGGATGAACCACCTCCGTGAAAATGGAGTGGTGCACAGGGACATTAAGCCGGGCAACATCATGCGGCAAGCTGGGGAAGACGGCAAGTCCGTCTATAAGCTGACTGACTTTGGTGCGGCGAGAGAGCTGGAAGATGATGAAAAGTTCATTTCCATCTATGGAACTGAAGAATATCTG CATCCAGACATGTACGAACGCGCCGTGTTGCGTAAGCCTCATCAGAAATCCTACGGCGTGAGCGTGGACCTGTGGAGTATCGGCGTGACGTTTTACCACGCTGCCACCGGGAGTCTCCCCTTCATACCGTATGGAGGACCCAGAAAGAACAAACTGACCAT GTTTAAAATAACAACGGAGAAGCCAACGGGCGCCATTTCTGGATTACAGCGCGTTGCAGACGGATCCATAGAGTGGAGCTACAGCCTCCCCCACAGCTGCCAACTGTCACA GGGCTTGAAAGTGCTGCTGGTTCCAGTGCTCGCTGGTATAATGGAGGCCGACCAGGAGAAGTGTTGGGGTTTCGACCAGTTCTTTACAGCCACTACAGACATCCTGAAGCGGCAGCCAGTTCAcctcttctctctgcagcaggCCATGGCTCATTGTATCTACATACACCACTACGACAC GGTGGCGACGTTCTTTGAAGAGGTGGCGTCTCAGACCGGTATAGGAGtggagcagcaacatctgctgtACCTGGGTCACGCGCTCCCTTTAGAAGGCAGCATGAAGGCGGTCAACCTTCCCCACACCTCGCCCACGCAGCCCCTCACTCTGCTCAGCTACGGCTTTGAACCAAATCCCAGCCTGCCCTTTAGAGAGC CGGAGACTCCAGTTATTCCACCCAAGTTTGATGTTCTGGCAGACTACAATTTCACTAAG gTGATAGTGGGAGCCGTGCACCAGTATCTGATGGTCACACAGTTGTTGCGCACACACAgagagctgcttctgcagggCTTCTACAGCTacat GATGAAACTGCAAAAGGAGTGTGGAGAAGTGATGCACAGCATCGCGATGATCACCATCAGACTACAGTCGTGCCTCAACTTGGACCACAGGATTCACACGCT AGGCCACtatgcttctggaaaccaaagtcCTGCTGACAACAGTCAGAAGCTGAAGTCG GTCCATGAGCACTTGCCGATTTACGCCGCCTGCATCCAGGAGTTTCAGAGCCGGCTGGACCACCTGCAGATAGAGCAGGCCAAGCTGGCGGAGGTGCTGGCCAGTGACAAAAG CTGTCAGAAgatgcaggtgctgctgcagaagatAACGGCGATCCATCAGCATTATCGTAAAGACAGACTTAACGGCA AGTTGGCGTATAACGACGAACAAATCCACAAGTTTGAGAA GATCCACCTGTCGAACCACATTAAGAGGGTGAAGTCTCTCTTCAGAGAAGACTCTGTGCTGAGGTACAAGGAGCTTTTGGCCTCAACCCAGAtatggagcag CGTTTTACTGGAGATGCAGACCCGGCTGCAGGAGTTCAACTCTTTCTCCATCGGCTTGTTGGCAGACTTGGAGATGAGTGAGCAGCAAAAAAATAAG ACTCTGGACAGAATCCTTTACAGCCTTCAGTCCAACCAAGAACCACAGCAGCCTGGATTGGAACCCACTGATAAGCAACACATGGTGTTGag GATGCATCATCtgaaggaggaaatggagaTTCTGGTGAGAGAGCTGAAATGCAACAACAGTATTATTGAGAG CCTCGGGGCAGCGAACGCTGCGGCAGCTCTGGAGCCAAATCCGTCCAGACCTTCGACAATGTGA